The proteins below are encoded in one region of Oryzias melastigma strain HK-1 linkage group LG7, ASM292280v2, whole genome shotgun sequence:
- the si:ch211-218o21.4 gene encoding actin-associated protein FAM107A, translated as MQQELGLHAGRTGNAVKAEPSPGDFSPVKASQTHNKLHKELLLAHKKGLVLSSRSELQQVLERRKRVQSNQDEGELSRTPLEDMLLKRQQKQLQKEKEEDEATRGEAQLLEFFRVRQNLRKIQSNVSNKVANSALES; from the exons GAAATGCAGTCAAAGCTGAACCATCTCCCGGTGACTTCAGCCCCGTAAAAGCCTCTCAGACTCATAACAAACTTCACAAGGAACTACTACTAGCTCACAAGAA GGGTCTGGTGCTGAGCAGCAGGTCGGAGCTCCAGCAGGTTCTGGAGAGGAGGAAACGAGTCCAGAGCAACCAGGATGAGGGAGAGCTGAGCAGAACTCCTCTGGAGGACATGCTGCTCAAACGACAGCAGAAACAACTCCAG AAAGAGAAGGAGGAAGACGAGGCGACGCGTGGAGAAGCCCAGCTGTTGGAGTTCTTCCGGGTCCGACAGAACCTTCGGAAGATCCAATCAAACGTCTCCAACAAAGTTGCTAACTCGGCTCTGGAGTCATGA
- the LOC112159145 gene encoding tripartite motif-containing protein 54 isoform X1, translated as MSLSGDLTWLHSSGGEEREAALARLEKQLTCPICMEIFNKPVVILPCEHNLCRKCANELYQPSLFQARTTMLVNSGRFRCPSCRHEVVLDRHGVYGLQRNLLVENIIDIYKQENTRAASPVSPPPLPAELSCSDHEGEKVNIYCLTCQVPTCSLCKVFGGHQSCQVAPLTDVFQKQKEVLGEGVTSLEAFSEKLRTHISDLQETCRHIEENSKTQKQIVCEKFDRMVSILNDRRKVMMQQISNEEDEKTRHTRMLLRCYGDSVEANNKLLERARSSSEELDMADFIQNSRELCTKVKTASGLCPPEPLKLCYENLSTYRFSFSEQERALRSLDFIKAAEEVPKEPKTDPEPDEPEEPPIQTDKQEQEKISTESQESFSELCHQTEPLQPPQTGGEEEGEASTPPAPVEGSAGPGGGQDGGLGGGQDGGKDGGKDGGPDGGPDGGQDGGPDGGQDGGPDGGQMQDVQPQPEAGLEQIHEERKNEEEEEEREEAQQVEERPVLHPVKTEAISEQQGGMETREVAVLLFYLFALLVILQRVWAYVGFLF; from the exons ATGTCTCTGTCAGGTGACCTGACCTGGCTCCACAGCAGCGGGGGGGAGGAGCGCGAGGCTGCACTGGCACGGCTGGAGAAGCAGCTCACGTGTCCCATCTGCATGGAGATCTTCAACAAGCCGGTGGTCATCCTGCCATGTGAGCACAACCTCTGCAGGAAGTGTGCGAACGAGCTCTACCAG CCCTCTTTGTTCCAGGCGCGGACCACCATGCTGGTGAACAGCGGCCGTTTCCGTTGCCCCTCCTGCAGGCACGAGGTGGTGCTGGATCGCCACGGGGTCTATGGCCTCCAGAGGAACCTGCTGGTGGAAAACATCATCGATATCTACAAACAGGAAAACACCAGAGCAGCCAG CCCTGTCTCTCCTCCACCACTTCCTGCAGAGCTGTCGTGCTCCGATCATGAGGGCGAGAAGGTGAACATCTACTGCCTCACCTGTCAAGTTCCCACCTGTTCTCTCTGCAAAGTGTTTGGGGGTCATCAGTCCTGCCAGGTGGCTCCTCTGACGGACGTTTTCCAGAAGCAGAAG GAGGTCCTGGGTGAAGGAGTCACATCTCTGGAAGCTTTCAGTGAAAAACTGAGGACTCACATCAGTGATCTTCAGGAGACCTGCAGACACATCGAG GAGAACTCCAAGACTCAGAAACAGATCGTGTGTGAGAAGTTTGACCGAATGGTTTCCATCCTGAACGACAGACGTAAG GTGATGATGCAGCAAATCAGTAACGAGGAAGACGAGAAAACGCGTCACACCCGGATGCTGCTCCGTTGCTATGGCGACAGCGTGGAGGCCAACAACAAACTGTTGGAGCGTGCTCGGAGCAGCTCGGAGGAGCTGGACATGGCGGATTTCATTCAG AACTCAAGAGAACTCTGCACAAA GGTGAAAACGGCGAGCGGGTTGTGTCCGCCTGAGCCGCTGAAGCTGTGCTATGAAAATCTGAGCACCTACAGGTTCAGTTTCAGCGAGCAGGAGCGAGCTCTGAGGAGTCTGGACTTCATCAAAG CTGCAGAGGAAGTTCCCAAAGAACCAAAGACGGATCCAGAACCAGATGAACCCGAAGAACCTCCAATCCAGACGGACAAACAAGAACAAGAGAAAATCTCAACTGAAAGCCAAGAATCCTTCTCAGAACTCTGCCACCAGACTGAGCCACTGCAACCTCCTCAGACAGgtggagaagaagaaggagaggCTTCCACCCCTCCTGCACCTGTGGAGGGCTCTGCGGGGCCGGGTGGAGGTCAGGATGGAGGGCTGGGTGGAGGTCAGGATGGAGGGAAGGATGGAGGGAAGgatggagggccggatggagggccggatggagGTCAGgatggagggccggatggagGTCAGGATGGAGGGCCAGATGGAGGGCAGATGCAGGACGTGCAGCCACAGCCAGAGGCAGGACTGGAGCAGATTCATGAGGAGAGGAagaacgaggaggaggaggaggagagggaggaggcCCAGCAGGTGGAAGAGCGACCCGTTCTTCATCCTGTAAAAACGGAGGCCATCAGTGAGCAGCAGGGAGGCATGGAAACACGAGAG GTTGCTGTTCTGCTCTTCTACCTGTTCGCCCTCCTGGTCATCCTGCAGAGGGTCTGGGCTTACGTCGGCTTCTTATTCTGA
- the LOC112159145 gene encoding tripartite motif-containing protein 54 isoform X2, producing MAFVQPSLFQARTTMLVNSGRFRCPSCRHEVVLDRHGVYGLQRNLLVENIIDIYKQENTRAASPVSPPPLPAELSCSDHEGEKVNIYCLTCQVPTCSLCKVFGGHQSCQVAPLTDVFQKQKEVLGEGVTSLEAFSEKLRTHISDLQETCRHIEENSKTQKQIVCEKFDRMVSILNDRRKVMMQQISNEEDEKTRHTRMLLRCYGDSVEANNKLLERARSSSEELDMADFIQNSRELCTKVKTASGLCPPEPLKLCYENLSTYRFSFSEQERALRSLDFIKAAEEVPKEPKTDPEPDEPEEPPIQTDKQEQEKISTESQESFSELCHQTEPLQPPQTGGEEEGEASTPPAPVEGSAGPGGGQDGGLGGGQDGGKDGGKDGGPDGGPDGGQDGGPDGGQDGGPDGGQMQDVQPQPEAGLEQIHEERKNEEEEEEREEAQQVEERPVLHPVKTEAISEQQGGMETREVAVLLFYLFALLVILQRVWAYVGFLF from the exons ATGGCGTTTGTGCAGCCCTCTTTGTTCCAGGCGCGGACCACCATGCTGGTGAACAGCGGCCGTTTCCGTTGCCCCTCCTGCAGGCACGAGGTGGTGCTGGATCGCCACGGGGTCTATGGCCTCCAGAGGAACCTGCTGGTGGAAAACATCATCGATATCTACAAACAGGAAAACACCAGAGCAGCCAG CCCTGTCTCTCCTCCACCACTTCCTGCAGAGCTGTCGTGCTCCGATCATGAGGGCGAGAAGGTGAACATCTACTGCCTCACCTGTCAAGTTCCCACCTGTTCTCTCTGCAAAGTGTTTGGGGGTCATCAGTCCTGCCAGGTGGCTCCTCTGACGGACGTTTTCCAGAAGCAGAAG GAGGTCCTGGGTGAAGGAGTCACATCTCTGGAAGCTTTCAGTGAAAAACTGAGGACTCACATCAGTGATCTTCAGGAGACCTGCAGACACATCGAG GAGAACTCCAAGACTCAGAAACAGATCGTGTGTGAGAAGTTTGACCGAATGGTTTCCATCCTGAACGACAGACGTAAG GTGATGATGCAGCAAATCAGTAACGAGGAAGACGAGAAAACGCGTCACACCCGGATGCTGCTCCGTTGCTATGGCGACAGCGTGGAGGCCAACAACAAACTGTTGGAGCGTGCTCGGAGCAGCTCGGAGGAGCTGGACATGGCGGATTTCATTCAG AACTCAAGAGAACTCTGCACAAA GGTGAAAACGGCGAGCGGGTTGTGTCCGCCTGAGCCGCTGAAGCTGTGCTATGAAAATCTGAGCACCTACAGGTTCAGTTTCAGCGAGCAGGAGCGAGCTCTGAGGAGTCTGGACTTCATCAAAG CTGCAGAGGAAGTTCCCAAAGAACCAAAGACGGATCCAGAACCAGATGAACCCGAAGAACCTCCAATCCAGACGGACAAACAAGAACAAGAGAAAATCTCAACTGAAAGCCAAGAATCCTTCTCAGAACTCTGCCACCAGACTGAGCCACTGCAACCTCCTCAGACAGgtggagaagaagaaggagaggCTTCCACCCCTCCTGCACCTGTGGAGGGCTCTGCGGGGCCGGGTGGAGGTCAGGATGGAGGGCTGGGTGGAGGTCAGGATGGAGGGAAGGATGGAGGGAAGgatggagggccggatggagggccggatggagGTCAGgatggagggccggatggagGTCAGGATGGAGGGCCAGATGGAGGGCAGATGCAGGACGTGCAGCCACAGCCAGAGGCAGGACTGGAGCAGATTCATGAGGAGAGGAagaacgaggaggaggaggaggagagggaggaggcCCAGCAGGTGGAAGAGCGACCCGTTCTTCATCCTGTAAAAACGGAGGCCATCAGTGAGCAGCAGGGAGGCATGGAAACACGAGAG GTTGCTGTTCTGCTCTTCTACCTGTTCGCCCTCCTGGTCATCCTGCAGAGGGTCTGGGCTTACGTCGGCTTCTTATTCTGA
- the LOC112159147 gene encoding dnaJ homolog subfamily C member 5 yields MDHQRQRTLSTSGESLYVVLGVDKNATTEDIKKCYRKLALKFHPDKNPDNPDAAEKFKEINNAHSILVDPTKKNIYDKYGSLGLYVAEQFGEENVNTYFVLSSWWAKALFAFCCLATGCYCCCCLCCCCNCCCGKCKPRPPMDQEPDFYVSPEDLEAQMTAEEKDGSDPIVMQPSSATETTQLTSDAHHSYKTDAY; encoded by the exons atGGACCACCAGAGGCAGAGGACTCTGTCAACATCAGGCGAGTCTCTGTATGTTGTTCTCGGAGTCGACAAGAACGCCACGACAGAAGACATTAAGAAATGCTACAG GAAACTGGCGTTAAAATTTCACCCTGACAAAAACCCGGACAACCCGGACGCAGCGGAGAAgttcaaagaaataaacaacGCCCACTCCATCTTGGTTGACCCCACGAAGAAGAACATCTACGACAAATACGGCTCTCTGGGACTTTATGTGGCGGAACAGTTCGGAGAGGAGAATGTCAACACCTACTTTGTCCTGTCAAGCTGGTGGGCCAAG GCTTTGTTTGCCTTCTGCTGCCTGGCAACCGGctgctactgctgctgctgcttgtgTTGCTGCTGTAACTGCTGCTGCGGCAAATGTAAACCTCGGCCTCCGATGGACCAGGAACCAGACTTCTACGTTTCTCCTGAGGACCTGGAGGCGCAGATGACCGCCGAGGAGAAAG aTGGCAGTGATCCGATCGTCATGCAGCCGTCTTCGGCCACAGAAACCACCCAGCTCACCTCCGACGCTCACCACAGTTACAAGACTGACGCTTACtga